A single genomic interval of Lactococcus sp. S-13 harbors:
- a CDS encoding methionine ABC transporter permease codes for MIAWFAHTFPNVVYLGWGGETGWGTAIFQTFYMTLISAIVGGLLGLIFGIGVVVTAEDGITPNRPIFWILDKIVSIGRAFPFIILLAAIAPFTKILVGTQIGVTAALVPLSLGVAPFYARQVQASLESVDHGKVEAAQTVGADFLDIVFTVYLREELSSLIRVSTVTLISLIGLTAMAGAIGAGGLGNTAISYGYNRFANDVTWFATILILIFVLLVQLIGDFLAKRVSHR; via the coding sequence ATGATAGCATGGTTTGCACATACATTTCCAAACGTGGTATATCTTGGTTGGGGAGGTGAGACAGGCTGGGGAACAGCAATCTTCCAAACCTTCTATATGACCCTCATTTCAGCAATTGTTGGAGGTCTTTTAGGCTTGATTTTTGGTATTGGAGTTGTTGTGACTGCCGAAGATGGCATCACACCAAATCGCCCAATCTTCTGGATTTTGGACAAAATTGTCTCCATTGGTCGTGCTTTTCCCTTTATCATCTTGCTTGCAGCGATTGCTCCTTTCACCAAAATTTTGGTTGGTACGCAAATCGGTGTGACCGCAGCCCTCGTCCCTTTGTCACTTGGTGTCGCTCCATTTTATGCTCGCCAAGTTCAAGCCTCACTAGAATCAGTAGATCACGGCAAAGTTGAAGCCGCTCAAACCGTTGGTGCAGACTTCTTGGACATTGTCTTCACCGTCTATCTACGTGAAGAATTATCAAGTTTGATTCGTGTTTCAACTGTCACTTTGATTTCTTTGATTGGTCTGACCGCAATGGCTGGAGCTATCGGTGCCGGTGGTTTAGGAAACACAGCTATATCATACGGCTACAACCGCTTTGCTAATGATGTGACTTGGTTTGCGACAATTTTGATTCTTATCTTTGTCCTGTTAGTCCAGCTCATTGGCGATTTCTTAGCTAAACGTGTTTCACACCGTTAA
- a CDS encoding ECF-type riboflavin transporter substrate-binding protein, protein MKNNSVKVVVATGIGAALFVIIGWLINIPTPIPNTSIQLQYAVLALFSALFGPLAGFLIGFIGHALKDSFLYGSPWWTWVLGSGLMGLFLGFGVNRARLTQGIFGNKEMIRFNAVQLIANLVVWGIIAPIGDVLVYSEPANKVFTQGVVAGLVNAVTIAVAGTLLLKLYAATRTKSGSLDKE, encoded by the coding sequence ATGAAAAATAATTCTGTAAAAGTTGTTGTCGCCACAGGAATTGGTGCAGCGCTCTTTGTCATTATTGGATGGTTAATCAATATTCCGACCCCTATCCCAAACACCAGCATTCAACTTCAATATGCGGTTTTAGCACTTTTTTCAGCCTTATTTGGCCCGCTCGCTGGTTTTTTGATTGGCTTTATTGGTCACGCCCTGAAAGACTCGTTTTTGTACGGTTCTCCTTGGTGGACTTGGGTTTTAGGCTCAGGCTTGATGGGGCTTTTTCTTGGATTTGGTGTCAATCGAGCTCGTTTGACCCAAGGAATTTTTGGAAATAAAGAAATGATTCGTTTTAATGCCGTCCAACTCATTGCAAACCTTGTTGTTTGGGGAATTATCGCTCCGATTGGAGATGTTTTGGTCTATAGTGAACCAGCCAACAAAGTTTTCACTCAAGGGGTTGTTGCTGGCCTAGTCAATGCCGTGACAATTGCGGTCGCTGGAACTTTATTGCTCAAACTTTATGCCGCAACACGCACAAAATCAGGCTCATTGGATAAAGAATAA
- a CDS encoding methionine ABC transporter ATP-binding protein: MTAIIELNNLSVQFHQKGRLITAVKDATLHIEKGDIYGVIGYSGAGKSTLVRTINLLQKPTTGQIVVNGEVIFDSENPVQFTGQKLREFRQKIGMIFQHFNLLSEKTVFENVVFALQHTQTQEENGKKRYLTKQEKAEKVNHLLTLVDLADLADKYPAQLSGGQKQRVAIARALANDPEILISDEGTSALDPKTTNQILDLLKSLHEKLGITVVLITHEMQVVKEIANKVAVMQNGEIIEQNSLIDIFAQPKEVLTKQFIETTSSVNRFIAGLSKTDLLAQLEDDEELIHLDYSGTELADPVVSDITKKFDVTTNIFYGNVELLQGQPFGSLVLTIKGTTEHRQAAKAYLAERHLQYEVLGKIGKAVK; this comes from the coding sequence ATGACAGCAATTATTGAATTAAACAATCTTTCTGTGCAATTTCACCAGAAAGGACGGCTGATTACAGCAGTCAAAGATGCCACATTGCATATTGAAAAAGGAGATATTTACGGAGTGATTGGCTACTCAGGTGCTGGGAAATCAACACTTGTACGCACCATCAACCTCCTTCAAAAACCAACAACGGGGCAAATCGTAGTCAACGGAGAAGTTATTTTTGACAGCGAAAATCCTGTTCAATTCACTGGTCAAAAACTCCGCGAATTTCGTCAAAAAATTGGAATGATTTTTCAACATTTCAACCTTTTGAGTGAAAAAACCGTTTTTGAAAATGTTGTTTTCGCTCTTCAACACACGCAAACCCAAGAGGAAAACGGCAAAAAACGTTATCTGACCAAGCAAGAAAAAGCTGAAAAAGTCAATCATCTCTTGACTTTGGTAGACTTGGCTGACCTCGCCGACAAATATCCTGCCCAACTTTCAGGCGGACAAAAACAACGGGTTGCTATCGCACGCGCCTTGGCAAATGACCCAGAAATTTTGATTTCTGATGAAGGCACATCGGCACTTGATCCAAAAACAACCAATCAAATTCTTGATTTACTCAAATCTTTACACGAAAAACTAGGAATCACTGTGGTTTTGATTACCCATGAAATGCAAGTCGTCAAAGAGATTGCCAATAAAGTTGCTGTCATGCAAAATGGGGAAATCATTGAGCAAAATAGCCTCATTGATATTTTTGCCCAACCTAAAGAAGTCCTGACTAAACAATTTATCGAGACGACTAGCTCAGTCAACCGCTTCATTGCAGGACTTTCGAAGACAGATTTATTAGCACAACTAGAAGACGACGAAGAATTGATCCACTTAGACTATTCAGGCACAGAACTTGCTGACCCTGTTGTTTCAGACATTACCAAAAAATTTGACGTGACCACGAATATTTTCTATGGTAACGTTGAGCTTTTACAAGGACAACCTTTTGGATCACTCGTTTTGACCATTAAAGGAACCACAGAACATCGGCAAGCAGCCAAAGCTTACTTGGCAGAACGCCATTTACAATATGAAGTTTTAGGTAAAATCGGAAAGGCGGTGAAATAA